One Globicephala melas chromosome 4, mGloMel1.2, whole genome shotgun sequence genomic window carries:
- the POGLUT1 gene encoding protein O-glucosyltransferase 1, translating into MERWVRSQLRLWLLLLLLPPVPGCQKESGSKWKVFIDQINRALEIYEPCSSQNCSCYHGVIEEDLTPFRGGISRKMMAEVVRRKLGTHYQIIKNRLYRENDCMFPSRCSGVEHFILEVIGRLPDMEMVINVRDYPQVPKWMEPAIPVFSFSKTSEYHDIMYPAWTFWEGGPAVWPIYPTGLGRWDLFREDLVRSAAQWPWKKKNSTAYFRGSRTSPERDPLILLSRKSPKLVDAEYTKNQAWKSMKDTLGKPAAKDVHLVDHCKYKYLFNFRGVAASFRLKHLFLCGSLVFHVGDEWLEFFYPQLKPWVHYIPVKTDLSNVQELLQFVKANDDVAQEIAERGSQFILNHLQMDDITCYWENLLTEYSKFLSYNVTRRKGYDQIIPKILKTEL; encoded by the exons ATGGAGCGGTGGGTGCGCTCCCAGCTTCGGTTGTGGCTGCTGTTGCTACTCCTGCCCCCGGTGCCGGGCTGCCAGAAGGAGTCAG GTTCAAAATGGAAAGTATTTATTGACCAAATTAACAGGGCTTTGGAGATTTATGAACCATGTTCAAGTCAAAACTGCAGCTGCTACCATGG TGTCATAGAAGAGGATCTGACCCCTTTCCGAGGAGGTATCTCCAGGAAGATGATGGCGGAGGTAGTGAGACGGAAGCTAGGGACCCACTATCAGATCATTAAGAACAGATTATACCGAGAAAATGACTGCATGTTCCCCTCAAG GTGTAGTGGTGTTGAACACTTTATTTTGGAAGTTATTGGGCGCCTCCCTGACATGGAGATGGTGATCAATGTACGAGATTATCCTCAGGTTCCTAAATGGATGGAGCCTGCCATTCCAGTCTTCTCCTTCAGTAAG ACATCAGAGTACCATGATATCATGTATCCTGCTTGGACATTTTGGGAAGGAGGACCCGCTGTTTGGCCAATATATCCTACCGGTCTTGGACGGTGGGACCTCTTCAGAGAAGACCTGGTAAG GTCAGCAGCACAGTGgccatggaaaaagaaaaattccacagCATATTTCCGAGGATCAAG GACAAGTCCAGAACGAGATCCTCTCATTCTTCTATCTCGGAAAAGTCCAAAACTTGTTGATGCAGAATACACCAAAAACCAGGCCTGGAAATCTATGAAA GATACCTTGGGAAAGCCAGCTGCTAAGGATGTCCATCTTGTGGATCACTGCAAATACAA GTATCTGTTTAATTTTCGGGGTGTAGCTGCAAGTTTCCGGTTAAAACACCTCTTTCTGTGTGGTTCACTTGTTTTCCATGTCGGTGACGAGTGGCTGGAATTCTTCTATCCACAGCTGAAGCCATGGGTTCACTATATCCCAGTCAAAACAGATCTCTCCAATGTTCA gGAGCTGTTGCAGTTTGTAAAAGCAAATGATGATGTAGCTCAAGAAATTGCTGAAAG GGGAAGCCAGTTTATTCTGAACCACTTGCAGATGGATGACATCACCTGTTACTGGGAGAACCTGTTGACTGAATACTCTAAATTCCTGTCCTATAATGTAACAAGAAGGAAAGGCTATGATCAGATTATTCCcaaaattttgaaaactgaactCTAG